The sequence below is a genomic window from Sorangiineae bacterium MSr12523.
CTGGACGTGCTGGTTCACGTCGACCGCGCACACGTAGTCGACGCCGACGGAGATTTGCGTGAATCCCGTCCCGAACGAAAGGAGCGCAGGGGGTGGGGACGAGGCCGTGAGCTCGCTCGTGAGGCCCCAGCACACGAGCTCCGTCGTGTCGAGCAGCCCGCACGTGATTCGGAGTCCCGGCTCGATTTCCAAAAAGATGCGGTCGCGCAAGGACGCCGGGATCGTGGACTCTTGGTACTCATTGCTGCCCCAGCATGCGGCCGTGCCGTCCGCTCGAATGCCGCACGTGTGGTCGCTCGCGCCGGCGGTCACGTCGATGAAAGGGACGTTTTCGGGCGGCGTGGCGCGTCCTCGCGTGTCGTCCCCCCAGCAGGACACGGTGCCATTCGGCCTGATGCTGCACGTGTAGTCGATGCCCGCGCTCACCGTTTGCGCCGACACGCAATGTCCGTCCTTTTTGCGGTACCCGGGGTCGCACGCGATCTCGCACGAGCCCTTCACGCAGCTCGCCCTGCCGTTGTCCGAAGGGCAAACATTGCCGCATTGTCCGCAGTGCGCGACGTTCGAGAGCAGCGGCTGCTCGCAGCCGTCTTCTGCGCGGCCGTTGCAATTGCCGTAGTCCGCCGTGCATTGCCCGAGGGCGCACTTGTCCGCGACACACGTGGCCGTCGCGTGATCATACGAGCACCTGCTCGTGTCGGCGGTCGTGCACTCTGGACGCGATCCAGCGTCGGGCTCCGGCTCGGGCCCGCCGTCGGGTCGCTCCCCCGAATCTGGGCGCGATCCAGCATCGGGCTCCGGCCCGGGCCCGCCGTCGGGGCGCTCCCCCGAATCAGGATGATCCTCCGGGAGAGTCGACGACTCCGACGAACACCCGGCCATCGCCCCACCCCACACCAAACCCACGACCGCAACCCACGTGCTGCGCGCAATGAAAGACATTCAAGTAGCTCCAAAGTAAGCTGGCAATGTACGAACTCTCTTCGCGCAAGAGCCCAAAGAAGCAGCGCGGCAGAGAATCGCGTCGCTTCCTCATGTAACCTGCGCCCGTACACTGTCAAGCACGCGCACGTGAATGCACGCGTCCTTTGGTGCCTATGGCCCCACTTCCCAACTGCGTCGGCCATCCCGCATCTTCGTTGCGAGATTACGACATTTTCATTCGCTCACCGGCGAGTAACGGTCCCTGATTGGATTGAACGGGGAGAGCGGGAGTTTTTACTAAAAATCTCCCGATCTCCCGATCTCCCTGTAAAAAATCTTCTCGCCGTTAGAATGCCGCAATCACGGCGCCGTCGTACTTCTTGTTGATGAACTCTTTGACTTCGGGCGACGTCAAAAGCTTCGCAAGCTTCTGCACGCGCGGTTCGTTCTCTTGGCCTTTGAGGACGCTCAGAACGTTGGCGTAGGGGTTACCCTCGCCCTTTTCCAAGGCCAAAGCATCTTTGCTCGGCTTCAATCCAACTTGGATGGCGTAATTGCCATTCACGATGGCGAGGGCCGCGTCATCGAGGGAACGCGGGAGCTGGGCGGCTTCCAGTTCCTTCACTTTGAAGCCCTTGGGGTTCGTCGCGATGTCTTGCACCGTGGCGTTGACCGCGGCGCCCTCTTTCAGGGTGAGCAGGCCGTTGTCGGCGAGAAGGTGCAGGGCGCGGCCGGCGTTGGTCGCATCGTTCGGGATGGCGATGATCGAGCCCTTGGGCGCGTCGGCCAGGGCTTTCACCTTCTTCGAGTAGATGCCCAGCGGCTCGATGTGCACCTTGGCCACCGAGACCATGGCGATGTTGCGCTCCTTGCCGAAGTTCTCCATGTACGGCACGTGCTGGAAGAAGTTCGCGTCGATCAGCTTGTCGTTCAACGCGAGGTTCGGCTGCACGTAATCGGTAAACTCCACGATCTGGAGCTTGAGGCCCTCTTTCTCGGCCAGCTTTTCCTGCACGAAACGCAGGATGTCCGCGTGCGGAACCGGCGAGGCGCCCACCTTGAGCGGAGCATCGGCCTTGGCCTCGGCGGTCACCGTCTTGGCCGCACCCTCGGAAGAGGCCGCTGCGCCCGCCTTGTTTTCCTCCTTCGAACAAGCGCCGAGGCTCAGCGTGGTGCAAAGCGCGGTGACGGCGGAGAGAAAGAGACGGCGGGTGACGGACTTGTCGATGGATCGAGTGTGCAACGAAGCCTCCTCAAGGAAACGCGGGCCGTGTTGGGACCGTTTCGTTTCGCAAACGAGAATAGTGTCTACTATCGTGAAAGCAAGAGCCCCGTTTACAGCGAAACTGCGGCA
It includes:
- a CDS encoding MetQ/NlpA family ABC transporter substrate-binding protein; this encodes MHTRSIDKSVTRRLFLSAVTALCTTLSLGACSKEENKAGAAASSEGAAKTVTAEAKADAPLKVGASPVPHADILRFVQEKLAEKEGLKLQIVEFTDYVQPNLALNDKLIDANFFQHVPYMENFGKERNIAMVSVAKVHIEPLGIYSKKVKALADAPKGSIIAIPNDATNAGRALHLLADNGLLTLKEGAAVNATVQDIATNPKGFKVKELEAAQLPRSLDDAALAIVNGNYAIQVGLKPSKDALALEKGEGNPYANVLSVLKGQENEPRVQKLAKLLTSPEVKEFINKKYDGAVIAAF